The proteins below are encoded in one region of Phaseolus vulgaris cultivar G19833 chromosome 1, P. vulgaris v2.0, whole genome shotgun sequence:
- the LOC137813622 gene encoding pentatricopeptide repeat-containing protein At3g26782, mitochondrial produces the protein METTTTLTMTRLAFRTSPSTARRKLAYSTWQTNTANLTSMFGKYVDKTSVSSWNTVIADLARSGDSVEALSAFSSMRKLSLHPNRSTFPCAIKACAALSDLRAGAQTHQQAFVFGFGRDIFVSAALVNMYSKCGCPDHARLLFDEIPARNAVSWTSMIAGYVQNDRPHDAVCLFKELLVEQSGYVESEDDAFVDSMLVGCVLSACSRVGRRSTTEGVHGLVVKRGFEGCVGVGNTLMDAYANCGEMGVARKVFDGMHESDVCTWNSIISKYAQNGLSAEAFCVFADMVKSGKVRYNEVTLSAVLLACANSGALQLGKCIHDQVIKMDLEDSVVVGTSIVDMYCKCGRVEMARKAFDRMKVKNVKSWTAMVAGYGMHGRAKEAMEVFYEMIRSGDKPNYITFVSVLAACSHAGLLKEGWHWFNRMKGEFNVVPGIEHYSCMVDLLGRAGYLNEAYGLIQEMNVKPDFIIWGSLLGACRIHKNVELGEISARKLFQLDPSSCGYYVLLSNIYADAGRWDEVERMRILMKNRGLLKTPGFSIVELKGRIHVFLVGDKEHPQHKKIYEYLDKLNVKLQELGYMPYLTSVLHDVDEEEKGMVLRVHSEKLAVCFGIMNSVPGSIIHIIKNLRICGDCHIAIKLISKVVNREIVVRDSKRFHHFKDGMCSCGDYW, from the exons ATGGAAACAACCACAACACTCACGATGACTCGGTTAGCGTTCAGAACATCACCATCAACCGCACGTCGCAAACTTGCTTACTCCACATGGCAGACCAATACGGCCAACCTTACGAGCATGTTCGGCAAATACGTCGACAAAACCAGCGTCTCTAGCTGGAACACCGTCATCGCGGACCTCGCTCGAAGTGGCGATTCCGTCGAAGCTCTCAGCGCATTTTCCTCCATGCGCAAGCTCTCTCTACATCCCAACCGCTCCACCTTCCCCTGCGCCATCAAGGCCTGCGCCGCGCTCTCCGACCTCCGCGCCGGCGCTCAGACCCACCAGCAGGCGTTCGTCTTTGGCTTCGGCCGCGACATCTTCGTCTCCGCCGCGCTCGTCAATATGTACTCCAAATGCGGTTGCCCTGACCACGCGCGCCTCCTGTTCGACGAAATTCCCGCCAGAAACGCCGTTTCGTGGACGTCCATGATTGCAGGCTACGTCCAAAACGACCGTCCCCACGACGCCGTTTGCCTCTTTAAGGAACTGTTGGTTGAGCAGAGTGGGTATGTGGAATCTGAGGATGATGCTTTCGTGGATTCCATGCTTGTGGGGTGTGTTCTATCCGCGTGTTCGCGGGTGGGCAGGAGGAGTACGACTGAAGGAGTTCATGGGTTGGTGGTCAAGAGGGGGTTTGAGGGGTGTGTGGGTGTTGGGAATACTTTGATGGATGCTTATGCTAACTGTGGAGAAATGGGGGTGGCGAGGAAGGTGTTTGATGGAATGCATGAGAGTGATGTCTGCACTTGGAACTCTATAATTTCTAAGTATGCGCAGAATGGGTTGTCAGCTGAGGCTTTCTGTGTTTTTGCTGACATGGTGAAGAGTGGCAAGGTTAGATATAACGAGGTGACATTGTCTGCGGTGTTGTTGGCCTGCGCGAATTCAGGAGCTTTACAGCTGGGAAAATGCATACATGATCAG GTTATAAAGATGGATTTGGAGGATAGTGTGGTTGTAGGTACATCTATAGTAGATATGTACTGCAAATGTGGGAGAGTTGAGATGGCTAGGAAGGCATTTGATCGCATGAAAGTGAAGAATGTTAAGTCATGGACTGCTATGGTTGCTGGTTATGGAATGCATGGCCGTGCAAAAGAGGCTATGGAAGTCTTCTACGAGATGATAAGGTCTGGAGACAAGCCAAATTACATTACTTTTGTGTCAGTTTTAGCTGCATGCAGCCATGCTGGTTTGTTAAAAGAAGGCTGGCATTGGTTTAATAGAATGAAAGGTGAATTTAATGTTGTACCTGGGATTGAGCATTATTCGTGCATGGTTGATCTTCTTGGGCGTGCTGGCTATCTTAATGAGGCTTATGGTTTGATCCAGGAAATGAATGTGAAACCTGATTTTATAATCTGGGGTTCCCTTCTTGGGGCTTGTAGGATTCACAAGAATGTGGAACTTGGGGAGATCTCTGCTAGAAAACTATTTCAGTTAGATCCAAGTAGTTGTGGGTACTATGTTCTACTGTCCAATATTTATGCTGATGCTGGAAGGTGGGATGAAGTTGAGAGGATGAGAATATTGATGAAGAATCGTGGATTACTTAAAACCCCTGGATTTAGTATAGTGGAGCTCAAAGGTAGGATACATGTATTCTTAGTTGGAGACAAAGAGCATCCTCAACATAAGAAGATTTATGAGTACCTAGACAAATTAAATGTCAAGCTGCAAGAACTTGGGTATATGCCATATTTGACCTCGGTGCTTCACGATGTTGATGAGGAAGAGAAAGGAATGGTTCTAAGAGTTCATAGTGAGAAACTAGCTGTTTGCTTTGGAATCATGAATTCAGTTCCTGGATCAATAATCCATATCATAAAAAATCTTAGAATTTGTGGTGACTGCCACATTGCAATTAAACTTATTTCAAAAGTAGTAAATCGAGAAATTGTTGTCAGAGATTCTAAGCGGTTTCATCATTTTAAGGATGGGATGTGTTCATGTGGGGACTATTGGTGA